In Deinococcus sp. QL22, the following are encoded in one genomic region:
- a CDS encoding DNA-directed RNA polymerase subunit alpha yields MDQKRPQLKARVDGDYGEFVLEPLTRGYGVTIGNPVRRILMSSIPGTAVTSVYIEDVLHEFSTIPGVKEDVIQLILNLKEMVVRFHAPGPKTLTLRAQGEGIVRASAFEVPSDAEIVNPDLHIATLAEDGKLVMEVRVEEGEGYVPADKHATKDRINSIPVDAMFSPVRRVAYHVENTRVGQQTDLDRLIIRIWTDGSTTPQESLDKAVEILRDELTVFGNVETLPALAPEVQTPIYTPAAPSAPSVYDLPRQPELSINPQPYPADLDTPRVTLEGLGLTTRVLHSLKEEGIDSVDALCALSDRDLKKVPGIGERSLDEIKQQLAQFGLALRD; encoded by the coding sequence GTGGATCAGAAGCGCCCTCAACTCAAAGCCCGCGTGGACGGCGATTACGGCGAATTTGTCCTAGAGCCGCTCACGCGCGGTTACGGCGTCACCATCGGGAATCCTGTCCGCCGCATCTTGATGTCTTCGATCCCCGGTACTGCTGTCACCAGCGTGTACATCGAAGACGTCCTCCACGAATTCAGCACCATCCCTGGCGTCAAAGAAGACGTCATTCAGTTGATTCTGAATCTCAAGGAAATGGTCGTGCGTTTTCATGCCCCCGGCCCCAAAACCCTGACGCTGCGTGCGCAGGGTGAAGGGATCGTGCGGGCCAGCGCCTTCGAGGTTCCGAGCGACGCCGAAATCGTCAACCCTGACCTGCACATCGCGACCCTTGCCGAAGACGGCAAGCTGGTGATGGAAGTGCGCGTGGAGGAAGGCGAAGGCTACGTGCCTGCCGACAAGCACGCCACCAAAGACCGCATCAACTCCATTCCCGTTGACGCGATGTTCTCTCCGGTGCGCCGTGTGGCCTACCACGTGGAAAATACCCGCGTGGGACAGCAGACCGACCTTGACCGCTTGATTATTCGGATTTGGACGGACGGCAGCACGACCCCTCAGGAATCGCTCGACAAAGCTGTTGAGATTCTGCGTGATGAACTGACGGTATTCGGCAACGTCGAAACCCTTCCTGCCCTCGCGCCGGAAGTGCAGACGCCTATTTACACGCCTGCCGCGCCCAGTGCGCCCAGCGTGTATGACCTGCCCCGTCAGCCTGAACTCAGCATCAACCCTCAGCCTTACCCCGCCGATCTCGACACGCCCCGCGTGACCCTCGAAGGCCTCGGTCTCACCACCCGCGTCCTGCACTCTTTGAAAGAAGAAGGCATCGACAGTGTGGACGCCCTGTGCGCCCTCTCCGACCGCGACTTGAAAAAGGTTCCCGGCATCGGCGAACGCAGCCTCGACGAGATCAAGCAGCAACTTGCCCAGTTTGGCCTCGCACTCCGAGACTGA
- the rplQ gene encoding 50S ribosomal protein L17, with amino-acid sequence MRHGKSGRKLNRNSSSRTALARAQATALLREGRIQTTLTKAKELRPFVEKLITTAKGGDLHARRLVARDIHDNVVVRKVMDEVAPKYAERPGGYTRILRIGTRRGDGVTMALIELV; translated from the coding sequence ATGCGTCACGGTAAAAGTGGCCGCAAGCTCAACCGCAACAGCAGTTCTCGTACCGCTTTGGCCCGCGCCCAAGCCACGGCACTGCTGCGCGAGGGCCGTATCCAGACGACCCTCACGAAAGCCAAAGAGCTTCGTCCTTTCGTAGAGAAGCTGATCACCACCGCCAAAGGTGGCGACCTGCACGCCCGCCGTCTGGTGGCCCGCGATATTCACGACAACGTCGTGGTTCGCAAAGTCATGGATGAAGTGGCTCCCAAGTACGCCGAGCGTCCCGGCGGCTACACGCGCATCCTCCGCATCGGCACCCGCCGGGGCGACGGTGTGACGATGGCCCTGATCGAACTCGTCTAA
- a CDS encoding alpha/beta hydrolase — protein sequence MTPTLIIVPGLGDSGPQHWQTLWETKFGAARVVQDDWEDPTPAGWSARLQEAIDATPGELVLAGHSCGVLTIVHWAHLYGGHERVRGALLVAPTDAEQPGMLEADPVVCQMAPVPMQPLPFPALIIASENDPYVTLDRATAFAEAWEADLVSAGEAGHINENSGHGEWEEGEILLGEALHAWTPPDVVRF from the coding sequence ATGACCCCAACCCTGATTATCGTTCCCGGCCTTGGCGACAGTGGGCCGCAGCACTGGCAAACGCTGTGGGAAACCAAATTCGGCGCGGCCCGCGTGGTGCAGGACGACTGGGAAGACCCCACGCCCGCAGGTTGGTCAGCGCGGTTGCAAGAAGCCATCGACGCCACTCCCGGCGAACTGGTGCTGGCTGGCCACTCCTGCGGCGTGCTGACCATTGTACATTGGGCGCACCTGTACGGTGGGCATGAGCGGGTGCGCGGGGCGCTGTTGGTGGCTCCCACCGATGCGGAACAACCCGGAATGCTAGAAGCCGACCCGGTGGTGTGCCAGATGGCTCCGGTGCCGATGCAGCCGCTGCCCTTCCCAGCGCTGATTATTGCCAGCGAGAATGACCCGTATGTGACCCTAGACCGTGCGACCGCCTTTGCAGAAGCGTGGGAAGCCGACTTGGTGTCGGCGGGCGAGGCAGGCCATATCAACGAAAATAGTGGGCACGGCGAATGGGAAGAGGGGGAGATTTTGCTGGGGGAAGCTCTGCACGCGTGGACACCGCCGGATGTGGTGCGGTTCTGA
- the trxA gene encoding thioredoxin — translation MKPVELSDSNFTAEISEGLTLVDFWAPWCGPCRIIAPVIEELAGQYEGRVKIGKLNVDDNPMVQGQYRVMSIPTLILFKDGQPVEGVVGAQPKRAFEALLDKYAVTAQVPAAAESVSAN, via the coding sequence ATGAAGCCTGTAGAACTCTCAGACAGCAATTTTACCGCCGAAATCAGCGAAGGCCTGACGCTGGTTGATTTCTGGGCACCCTGGTGTGGCCCCTGCCGCATCATCGCCCCAGTCATTGAGGAATTGGCCGGGCAGTACGAAGGCCGCGTCAAAATCGGCAAGCTGAACGTCGACGACAATCCCATGGTGCAGGGCCAGTACCGTGTGATGAGCATTCCCACGCTGATCCTGTTTAAAGACGGTCAGCCTGTAGAAGGCGTGGTCGGCGCACAGCCCAAGCGGGCCTTCGAAGCTCTGCTCGACAAGTACGCCGTGACCGCCCAAGTTCCCGCCGCCGCAGAAAGCGTTTCGGCCAACTAA
- a CDS encoding DUF309 domain-containing protein — MAVSDSQASDSEAWQEGVRLFNAGHWWEAHEAWEGVWLRATGNERACLSALILLAAALHKRWQHGSLAHRNFAKAELYLDALPAEYAGIDLAGLRADVWAALNAVGVEQARPQVLRHGG, encoded by the coding sequence ATGGCAGTATCAGATTCACAGGCGTCGGATTCAGAAGCTTGGCAAGAAGGCGTCCGGCTGTTTAATGCAGGCCACTGGTGGGAAGCGCACGAGGCGTGGGAAGGCGTGTGGCTGCGGGCGACGGGCAACGAGCGGGCCTGCCTGTCGGCCCTGATTTTGCTGGCCGCGGCCCTGCACAAACGCTGGCAGCACGGCAGCCTGGCGCACCGAAATTTTGCCAAGGCAGAACTGTATCTGGACGCCTTGCCCGCCGAGTATGCGGGGATTGATTTGGCTGGTTTGCGGGCCGACGTGTGGGCGGCCCTGAATGCAGTTGGCGTAGAACAGGCGCGGCCCCAAGTCCTGCGGCACGGAGGCTGA
- a CDS encoding NYN domain-containing protein, which produces MEGIQVERIALFIDGANVYAAAKRLGWNFDHRKILEHFAGYGVLYNAFYYTAVPLPMDDKQKRFIDALTYMGYTVRTRPLRENTNEHGDTHRRASLDIEIVTDLLTTSERFDSAVLLTGDGDFERPVEVLRARGKRVIVASIPEMTSYELRNAADGYVDFKDIREQVERPGYRLPSEGGRGSETRGTESRPFYTSAALTDADDR; this is translated from the coding sequence ATGGAAGGTATTCAAGTGGAACGAATTGCATTATTTATTGACGGCGCAAATGTGTACGCGGCAGCCAAACGCCTCGGCTGGAACTTCGATCACCGCAAGATTCTGGAGCATTTTGCAGGGTACGGCGTGTTGTACAACGCCTTTTATTACACCGCTGTACCGTTGCCGATGGACGACAAGCAAAAGCGCTTCATAGACGCGCTGACCTATATGGGCTACACGGTTCGTACCCGCCCTCTGCGCGAAAATACCAATGAGCACGGCGACACGCACCGCCGCGCCAGCCTCGACATAGAGATCGTGACGGATTTGCTCACCACCTCCGAGCGGTTTGATTCGGCGGTGCTGCTGACCGGCGACGGCGATTTCGAGCGTCCGGTGGAGGTGTTGCGGGCGCGGGGCAAGCGCGTGATCGTGGCCAGCATTCCCGAAATGACCAGCTACGAACTCCGCAACGCCGCCGATGGCTATGTAGATTTTAAGGATATCCGCGAGCAGGTGGAGCGCCCCGGCTACCGCTTGCCCAGTGAAGGCGGTAGAGGAAGCGAGACACGCGGCACCGAATCCCGGCCCTTTTACACGTCAGCGGCCCTGACCGATGCGGATGACCGCTAA
- the plsX gene encoding phosphate acyltransferase PlsX encodes MTAKAEAPRPDSALPMALDAVGGDFGALPNVEGAVLAARAGVSVLLVGDRVKLHAELGKYAGSSGLPLEVVDAADVIGMDEHASDVRSRTEASINVCTRLVKEGKAAAAVSMGHSGATMASALLTLGRIKGVDRPAILTHLPAKSGFTTLLDAGANADVKAQYLAQWARLASVYLRVVEDKENPTVGLLSIGEEDHKGSALVLETHALLRDMHGKTLNFHGNIEGRDIFLGTTDIVVTDGFTGNVVLKLAEGEAKVLFGWVREALGSTLKSKVGGLLVRGALRGLAERMDPSTYGASILVGVRGLAFIGHGSADARAVKNALLRAARAHEAQLIPKLEAAFAQK; translated from the coding sequence ATGACCGCTAAAGCAGAGGCTCCTCGCCCGGATTCTGCCCTGCCCATGGCACTGGACGCGGTGGGAGGCGACTTTGGTGCGCTACCGAATGTAGAAGGCGCGGTGTTGGCCGCCCGCGCTGGCGTGTCGGTGCTGCTGGTCGGTGACCGCGTGAAGCTGCACGCTGAGTTGGGCAAGTACGCCGGAAGCTCGGGCCTGCCTCTGGAAGTGGTCGACGCCGCCGACGTGATCGGCATGGACGAACACGCCAGCGATGTGCGGAGCCGCACCGAAGCCAGCATCAACGTGTGTACCCGCCTCGTGAAGGAGGGCAAGGCCGCCGCTGCCGTCAGCATGGGCCACAGCGGGGCCACGATGGCGAGCGCCCTGCTGACTCTGGGCCGCATCAAGGGCGTAGATCGGCCCGCCATCCTGACCCATCTGCCTGCCAAATCGGGCTTTACGACCCTGCTGGATGCTGGAGCCAACGCCGACGTAAAAGCGCAGTATCTGGCGCAGTGGGCGCGCCTTGCCAGCGTGTATCTACGCGTCGTAGAAGATAAGGAAAACCCCACGGTGGGCCTCCTCAGCATTGGCGAGGAGGATCACAAGGGCAGTGCCTTGGTGCTGGAAACCCACGCCCTGCTGCGCGATATGCACGGCAAAACGCTGAACTTTCACGGCAATATCGAGGGCCGCGACATTTTTCTGGGCACCACCGATATTGTCGTCACCGATGGATTTACCGGAAACGTGGTGCTGAAACTGGCCGAGGGAGAAGCCAAAGTGCTGTTCGGCTGGGTGCGCGAGGCGTTGGGCAGCACGCTGAAAAGCAAGGTGGGCGGCCTGCTCGTGCGCGGCGCACTGCGGGGCCTGGCCGAGCGCATGGATCCCAGCACCTACGGGGCCAGCATTCTGGTGGGCGTGCGCGGGTTGGCCTTTATCGGGCACGGCAGCGCCGACGCCAGAGCCGTTAAAAATGCACTGCTGCGGGCGGCCCGTGCCCACGAAGCCCAATTGATTCCCAAGCTGGAAGCGGCCTTTGCACAGAAATAG
- a CDS encoding mechanosensitive ion channel family protein, which translates to MLDTLVFQLSKPQVWLGLALTAVTAYALYRFGRTLLRGLEAHVNRRLIMALKWLWLLTCTVGWLAVATHVAYLPSVPFLFDLGQDIVAGFRNSAGKAVVIVALALIAWNLIGSVAGRIVAEEEFNRRSVRVQTLKGVVESSLKAVVVVIGLIAGLETLGVNATSLLAGVSVLGLAVGFGAQSLIKDVFTGFFILLEDQYGVGDVITVNTGLLSGNVERLNLRVTALRALDGTVHIIPNGQILTVSVSSKDWSRVVATVNVTYTANINDALRVLEAVSNEIYADPEWSPFFLEAPEMQGVTQLAPDSVTLRALYKVQPKSQYAIGREYNRRIKIAMDQAGIEIPFPQRSLNFGGSPIEIKITRDDLAPDPRVSQDRTHTPVKPSTTRDPEDDES; encoded by the coding sequence ATGCTGGACACCTTAGTCTTTCAATTGTCTAAGCCGCAAGTATGGCTGGGGCTGGCGCTCACGGCGGTCACCGCCTACGCCCTGTACCGCTTTGGCCGGACGCTTCTGCGCGGCTTGGAAGCGCACGTCAATCGCCGCCTGATCATGGCCCTGAAATGGCTGTGGCTGCTGACCTGCACGGTAGGCTGGCTGGCGGTGGCCACCCATGTGGCGTACCTGCCATCCGTGCCGTTCCTGTTCGATTTGGGGCAAGACATCGTGGCTGGATTCCGCAACAGCGCGGGGAAGGCGGTCGTTATCGTCGCGCTGGCCCTGATCGCTTGGAACCTGATCGGCAGTGTGGCTGGGCGCATCGTGGCCGAGGAGGAATTCAACCGCCGCAGCGTGCGTGTTCAGACCCTGAAGGGCGTGGTAGAAAGCTCGCTGAAGGCTGTGGTGGTCGTCATCGGCCTGATCGCGGGCTTGGAAACCTTGGGTGTGAATGCCACCAGCCTTCTGGCGGGCGTGTCGGTGCTGGGGTTGGCGGTGGGATTTGGTGCCCAGAGTCTGATCAAAGACGTCTTCACCGGCTTTTTTATCTTGCTGGAAGACCAATACGGCGTGGGCGACGTGATCACGGTGAATACGGGCCTGTTGTCAGGCAACGTGGAGCGCCTGAATTTGCGTGTCACGGCACTCCGGGCGCTGGACGGCACGGTGCATATCATCCCCAACGGCCAAATTCTGACGGTCAGTGTGAGCAGCAAGGATTGGAGCCGCGTGGTCGCCACCGTCAACGTCACTTATACGGCCAATATCAACGACGCCCTGCGCGTGCTGGAAGCCGTGAGCAACGAGATTTACGCTGACCCTGAATGGAGTCCATTCTTCTTGGAAGCCCCGGAGATGCAGGGCGTGACCCAACTGGCCCCCGACAGCGTAACGTTGCGGGCGCTGTACAAGGTGCAGCCCAAAAGCCAATACGCGATTGGGCGCGAGTACAACCGCCGCATTAAAATTGCGATGGATCAGGCCGGAATAGAGATTCCTTTCCCGCAGCGCTCGCTGAACTTTGGCGGGTCGCCCATAGAAATCAAGATCACCCGCGACGATCTGGCCCCCGACCCGCGGGTCAGCCAAGACCGCACCCACACACCTGTGAAACCCAGCACCACCCGTGACCCGGAAGACGACGAGAGTTGA
- the ftsH gene encoding ATP-dependent zinc metalloprotease FtsH gives MAPARARPARLFPPLLFALLLAGPLAASAQTASAQIASAQTADQALPPTTSTLRPPSSGGYSTNRFFEDLKTGKVAQVTLDGAGNASVTFIDASRPRSVVVPPDAVTLKRIRAAGVPLRVTPGGSPFGWIGQVLPLILTGLILLVLWRSLRGAQGGGNAASQFGKSKAAVIAEGQIKQTFADVAGCDEAKQDLQEVVEFLRHPERYHQLGARIPHGVLLVGPPGSGKTLLAKAVAGEAKVPYYSISGSDFVEMFVGVGAARVRDLFEQARKSAPCIVFIDEIDAVGRKRGVSLQGGNDEREQTLNQLLVEMDGFGSGQEVIILAATNRPDVLDAALLRPGRFDRQVVVDAPDVRGREMVLRIHARKKPLDASVDLALVARRTAGMVGADLENLLNEAALLAAREGRTRITGRDVDEARDRVLMGPERRSLVVREADRKVTAYHEVGHALAAQLLPHANRVAKLTVVPRGRAAGYMMPDADDRLHVTRHALEDMIAVALAGRAAEEVVYGEITTGAQNDFQQATNIARRMVTEWGMSDRIGKVALASDDGNFLGGGSQAMPISEATAFAVDEEVRTLIDTAYARVLDLVREHLAGVHEIVTVLIRRETLSGEEFSTLLAGGTLDDLPTPPPLAGGSSPLPA, from the coding sequence ATGGCCCCCGCCCGTGCCCGCCCTGCCCGGTTGTTTCCGCCGCTGCTGTTTGCCCTGCTGCTGGCTGGCCCGCTCGCGGCTTCTGCCCAAACGGCCTCTGCTCAAATAGCTTCTGCTCAGACTGCAGATCAGGCGTTGCCACCCACCACCAGCACTCTGCGGCCACCCAGCAGCGGCGGCTACTCCACCAACCGCTTTTTTGAAGACCTGAAGACGGGCAAGGTCGCACAGGTCACGCTGGACGGTGCGGGAAATGCCAGCGTCACCTTTATTGATGCCTCGCGGCCCCGTTCGGTGGTGGTGCCGCCTGACGCCGTGACCCTGAAACGGATTCGGGCGGCGGGCGTGCCCCTGCGCGTCACACCGGGTGGGTCGCCCTTTGGCTGGATCGGGCAAGTGCTGCCTCTGATCCTGACCGGGCTAATTTTGCTGGTGCTGTGGCGCTCGCTGCGGGGCGCTCAGGGCGGCGGCAACGCGGCGAGTCAATTTGGGAAGTCCAAAGCGGCAGTGATCGCGGAGGGCCAGATCAAACAGACTTTTGCTGATGTGGCCGGGTGCGACGAGGCCAAGCAAGACCTGCAAGAAGTCGTCGAATTCCTGCGCCACCCCGAGCGATACCACCAACTCGGCGCACGTATTCCCCATGGCGTCTTGTTGGTCGGCCCTCCCGGCAGCGGCAAGACCCTACTCGCTAAGGCTGTCGCAGGCGAAGCCAAAGTCCCCTACTACTCCATCTCCGGTTCGGATTTCGTTGAAATGTTCGTCGGCGTCGGTGCGGCCCGTGTCCGTGACCTGTTCGAGCAGGCGAGGAAGAGTGCGCCCTGCATCGTGTTCATCGACGAAATCGACGCTGTTGGACGCAAACGCGGCGTGAGTTTGCAAGGCGGGAATGACGAACGCGAACAGACGCTCAATCAACTGCTCGTCGAAATGGACGGCTTCGGCAGTGGACAGGAAGTCATTATTCTCGCGGCAACCAACAGACCGGATGTGTTGGACGCCGCCTTACTTCGGCCCGGACGTTTTGACCGTCAAGTGGTGGTGGACGCACCGGATGTGCGGGGGCGGGAGATGGTGCTGCGAATTCATGCCCGGAAAAAGCCCTTGGATGCCAGCGTGGATTTGGCCCTCGTCGCCAGAAGAACGGCGGGGATGGTCGGAGCCGATCTCGAAAACCTGCTCAATGAAGCGGCATTGCTCGCCGCACGGGAAGGGCGGACACGGATTACGGGGCGGGATGTGGACGAGGCGCGTGACCGGGTGCTGATGGGGCCGGAACGCCGCAGTCTTGTGGTCAGAGAGGCAGACCGCAAGGTGACGGCCTACCACGAAGTTGGACATGCCCTCGCCGCTCAACTGTTGCCCCACGCCAACCGAGTCGCCAAACTCACCGTTGTTCCTCGTGGCCGGGCTGCGGGCTACATGATGCCCGACGCCGATGACCGCCTGCACGTGACTCGGCACGCGCTGGAAGACATGATCGCCGTCGCTCTGGCAGGCCGCGCCGCCGAAGAAGTGGTATATGGCGAGATCACGACTGGGGCGCAAAACGACTTTCAGCAGGCCACCAACATTGCCCGCCGCATGGTCACCGAATGGGGGATGTCAGACCGGATCGGCAAGGTGGCCCTCGCCTCCGACGACGGCAACTTTCTGGGCGGCGGCTCTCAGGCCATGCCCATCAGCGAAGCCACCGCGTTTGCTGTAGACGAGGAAGTCCGAACTCTGATCGATACCGCCTACGCACGTGTGCTGGACCTGGTGCGGGAGCATCTGGCGGGCGTCCATGAGATCGTGACCGTCCTCATTCGGCGCGAAACCCTCAGTGGCGAGGAATTCAGCACCCTGCTGGCGGGCGGCACGCTGGACGACTTGCCCACGCCTCCACCATTGGCGGGCGGCAGTTCTCCCCTCCCCGCCTAG
- a CDS encoding DUF4384 domain-containing protein, producing MRSLLVLGALSLTLSACTVNVRPNLGLSGSSSNLITSVRPDRGEGGNYVIGEALRLSVTTRTAGYVTLLALNPNGTANALVRDAYVQAGTTTFPRAQDGVTYNVAAPRGLQRVRVLFTRVRPTTDLVLGGVYDGNRWNRASEEYLNNYAPADRDVQETYLYVR from the coding sequence ATGCGTAGCCTCCTTGTGCTTGGCGCACTCAGCTTGACCCTGAGTGCCTGTACCGTCAACGTTCGCCCCAACTTGGGCCTTAGCGGGAGCAGCAGCAACCTGATCACCAGCGTTCGTCCTGATCGGGGCGAGGGCGGCAACTACGTGATCGGCGAAGCCCTGCGCCTGAGTGTGACCACCCGCACTGCCGGGTACGTGACCCTGCTGGCCCTGAACCCCAACGGCACGGCCAATGCACTCGTGCGTGACGCCTACGTGCAGGCCGGAACCACCACTTTCCCCCGCGCCCAGGACGGCGTGACCTACAACGTGGCGGCCCCCCGCGGCTTGCAGCGTGTGCGCGTGCTGTTTACCCGCGTGCGCCCCACCACCGACCTCGTGCTGGGCGGCGTGTACGACGGCAATCGTTGGAACCGGGCCAGCGAGGAATACCTGAACAACTACGCGCCCGCCGACAGGGACGTGCAGGAAACCTACCTGTACGTGCGCTAA
- a CDS encoding nucleotide pyrophosphohydrolase, whose product MTDAVAPLTFEAARARVDAYISQFKEGYFSPLLMLARLTEETGEIARVIAHQNGKTPKPREDVGDLELELADLLFVMICMANERGLSLERGFERMMTKVETRDADRWTKKESL is encoded by the coding sequence ATGACTGATGCTGTTGCTCCGCTGACCTTCGAGGCTGCCCGCGCCCGTGTGGACGCCTATATTTCCCAGTTCAAGGAAGGCTATTTTTCGCCGCTGCTGATGTTGGCCCGCCTGACCGAAGAAACGGGCGAGATTGCGCGTGTCATTGCCCACCAGAACGGCAAAACGCCCAAGCCGAGGGAAGACGTGGGCGACCTAGAATTGGAACTGGCCGACCTGCTGTTCGTGATGATCTGCATGGCGAACGAACGCGGCCTGAGCCTGGAGCGCGGCTTTGAGCGCATGATGACCAAAGTGGAAACGCGGGATGCTGACCGCTGGACGAAGAAGGAGAGCCTATGA
- a CDS encoding YfiT family bacillithiol transferase, translating to MTDAMPNRMPDAAAPDRRFPTGPMPTPLTLTPQERAEAVAAIRALPAELRAAVAQLGESQLDTPYREGGWTARQVVHHVGDSHLNAYARLKLTLTESNPTIRPYEQTLWAELPDSQLPVEVSLSLLDSLHNRIVAVLDGVGGTDWGGADWARQWTHPAQGRTYTLDTLAAMYAWHGRHHTAHLKLIGK from the coding sequence ATGACCGACGCTATGCCCAACCGTATGCCTGACGCCGCCGCACCAGACCGCCGTTTTCCTACTGGCCCCATGCCTACCCCGCTCACGCTGACGCCGCAGGAGCGGGCCGAAGCGGTGGCTGCCATTCGCGCCCTGCCCGCCGAGTTGCGTGCGGCGGTGGCCCAATTGGGGGAATCCCAGTTAGACACGCCCTACCGCGAGGGGGGCTGGACGGCGCGGCAGGTGGTGCATCATGTGGGCGACAGCCATCTCAACGCTTACGCCCGCCTGAAACTGACTCTGACCGAGTCCAATCCGACCATCAGGCCCTACGAGCAGACCCTCTGGGCCGAGTTGCCCGATTCGCAGTTGCCCGTAGAAGTCAGCCTGAGCTTGCTGGATTCGCTGCATAACCGCATCGTGGCCGTGCTGGATGGCGTAGGTGGCACAGACTGGGGGGGCGCAGATTGGGCACGCCAGTGGACGCACCCCGCGCAGGGCCGCACCTACACGCTGGATACGCTGGCCGCCATGTACGCGTGGCATGGCCGCCACCACACGGCGCACCTGAAGTTGATCGGGAAATAG
- a CDS encoding Nudix hydrolase — translation MQYDETLHIPVTLRSAGVVVINASGEVLLVQEGKPGSRNLWHFPAGGVEEGENPQDAAVREAWEETGLSVRPIKLLNTLLGKMPDDVLILRFAWLAEVIGPALAPAPRPGFAAEVQEARYFTRAEVEALYAARQLRMHHTKLFIDAAFAEWERAEALA, via the coding sequence GTGCAGTACGACGAAACCCTACACATTCCAGTCACGCTGCGTTCGGCGGGCGTGGTGGTCATCAATGCATCGGGTGAAGTGTTGCTGGTACAGGAAGGCAAACCCGGCAGCCGCAATCTGTGGCACTTTCCGGCGGGCGGGGTAGAGGAGGGCGAGAACCCCCAGGACGCCGCCGTGCGCGAGGCGTGGGAGGAAACTGGGCTGAGCGTGCGGCCCATCAAGCTCCTGAATACGCTGCTGGGCAAGATGCCCGACGACGTGTTGATCCTGCGGTTCGCCTGGCTGGCAGAAGTGATCGGGCCAGCACTTGCGCCGGCGCCCCGGCCCGGATTTGCCGCCGAGGTGCAGGAGGCGCGGTATTTTACCCGTGCGGAAGTGGAGGCCCTCTACGCCGCCCGCCAACTGCGGATGCATCACACCAAGTTGTTTATAGATGCCGCGTTTGCCGAGTGGGAGCGGGCCGAAGCTCTGGCGTAG
- a CDS encoding SDR family NAD(P)-dependent oxidoreductase, translating to MTTLIIGATGGIGAAMARAMAGADSLILAGRDEAKLSALAAELGSTALGSTAQRVDVGFESHVRSLLDGVESLDTVIYAAGAALPQPLADLDAAQVRAVWNANYFGAVWTLKYALPKLMEGGRMYLIGARPELVTAKGFSQYAASKAALAQAVTIARLELPRGTQKALTLVLPPAVDTPLWTQVGRMPRGAISAEAVAQAIAADRSGAAQGELRVEG from the coding sequence ATGACCACACTGATTATCGGAGCCACGGGCGGCATTGGCGCAGCGATGGCGCGGGCAATGGCGGGCGCAGATTCACTGATCCTGGCCGGGCGGGATGAGGCCAAATTGTCGGCCCTTGCCGCCGAACTCGGAAGTACCGCACTGGGCAGCACAGCGCAGCGGGTAGATGTAGGCTTTGAAAGCCATGTGCGCTCGCTGCTGGACGGCGTGGAGAGCCTGGACACCGTCATTTATGCAGCGGGCGCGGCCCTGCCTCAACCCCTGGCAGACCTGGACGCCGCGCAGGTGCGGGCCGTGTGGAACGCCAACTATTTTGGAGCCGTCTGGACGTTGAAATATGCGCTGCCCAAGCTGATGGAAGGCGGGCGCATGTACCTGATCGGCGCGAGGCCCGAACTGGTCACGGCCAAAGGGTTTTCCCAGTATGCTGCCAGCAAAGCAGCCCTGGCGCAGGCCGTGACTATTGCCCGCCTGGAATTGCCGCGTGGCACGCAAAAAGCGCTGACGCTGGTGCTGCCGCCCGCCGTGGATACACCGCTGTGGACGCAGGTGGGCCGCATGCCCCGTGGAGCCATCAGCGCCGAAGCCGTAGCGCAGGCCATTGCAGCCGACAGGAGCGGCGCGGCGCAGGGGGAATTGCGAGTAGAAGGGTGA